A window of Streptomyces marispadix contains these coding sequences:
- a CDS encoding amidase domain-containing protein, with product MVDYAGVADARPRKWAGAAEEFQSLSDYALKASKDLREYGSKPLSEHWTDEVGTAAAADFEKLADQLEAARDILLAVNMVADGMTTTIETAHSTLREARELAHRYGMEIGADGTVTGPEVHNRTQAEEMGPYRTQVQALINQALEQVTEADTAAAKEFAKLGAATNVTDPEKALNELQGHASQVQMNMLAGDVPVGESPETVRRWWQGLSPEQRKDMMLAQPVAIAGLNGVPEDVKRELRGTDGKFDRVKMVRYALDNWNKEDPTDFGNNCTNFVSNALHHAGMQEKTSFWEGTTGDDTWMIGNRTGVDEVDKRLAYSDTWGAAENHQNFMLKHGGEEVPRSDVRPGDVIYYEQSGENESIEKGNTHHTAVVTAVMPDGEIKYTQHSDSRQNVSLEGRIDSTEQAEGRQKVRIVRPHPDWY from the coding sequence GTGGTGGACTACGCGGGAGTCGCCGATGCCCGGCCTCGTAAGTGGGCAGGCGCGGCAGAGGAGTTCCAGTCGCTGTCGGACTATGCGCTCAAGGCGTCGAAGGATCTGCGCGAGTACGGGTCCAAGCCGCTCTCGGAGCACTGGACCGACGAGGTCGGGACCGCGGCCGCGGCGGATTTCGAGAAGCTCGCCGACCAGTTGGAGGCGGCCCGCGACATCCTTCTCGCCGTGAACATGGTCGCCGACGGCATGACCACCACCATCGAGACCGCGCACAGCACCCTCCGCGAAGCACGTGAACTCGCCCACCGCTACGGCATGGAGATAGGCGCGGACGGCACCGTCACGGGCCCGGAGGTGCACAACCGCACCCAGGCCGAGGAGATGGGCCCCTACCGCACGCAGGTGCAGGCGCTGATCAACCAGGCGCTGGAGCAGGTCACCGAGGCCGACACGGCGGCGGCCAAGGAGTTCGCCAAGCTGGGCGCGGCGACGAACGTGACCGACCCGGAGAAGGCGCTGAACGAACTACAGGGCCATGCCTCCCAGGTGCAGATGAACATGCTGGCAGGAGACGTCCCGGTCGGGGAGTCGCCGGAGACAGTCCGCCGCTGGTGGCAGGGGCTGAGCCCGGAGCAGCGCAAGGACATGATGCTCGCCCAGCCGGTGGCGATCGCCGGGCTGAACGGCGTCCCGGAGGATGTGAAGCGTGAACTGCGGGGCACCGACGGGAAGTTCGACCGCGTGAAGATGGTCCGGTACGCGCTCGACAACTGGAACAAGGAGGACCCGACCGACTTCGGCAACAACTGCACCAACTTCGTCTCCAACGCCCTCCATCACGCGGGGATGCAGGAGAAGACCAGTTTCTGGGAGGGCACGACGGGCGACGACACCTGGATGATCGGCAACCGCACGGGCGTGGATGAGGTCGACAAGCGCCTTGCGTACTCCGACACTTGGGGCGCCGCGGAGAACCACCAGAACTTCATGCTGAAGCACGGCGGCGAGGAGGTGCCGCGGTCCGACGTCCGCCCCGGCGACGTCATCTACTACGAGCAGTCCGGTGAGAACGAGTCCATCGAGAAGGGCAACACGCACCACACGGCGGTCGTCACAGCCGTGATGCCGGACGGCGAGATCAAGTACACGCAGCACAGCGACTCGCGCCAGAACGTGAGCCTGGAAGGCCGCATCGACTCCACCGAGCAGGCGGAGGGCCGGCAGAAGGTACGCATCGTCCGCCCGCACCCGGATTGGTACTGA
- the opcA gene encoding glucose-6-phosphate dehydrogenase assembly protein OpcA — protein sequence MNIDLTDTTSSQINTTLVQARRSIGSPAVGMVLTLVVVTDEGNHYDALKAASEASKEHPSRILVVIRRPGRSPRDRATARLDAEVRVGSDSGTGETVLLRLHGELASHAYSVVLPLLLPDAPVVVWWPEDAPDHPSQDKLGTLGQRRITDAAASEDPISTLRLRGETYAPGDTDLSWTRLTPWRSVLAAGLDQQSLKVRSAVVEGEGHNPSTELLALWLAERLRVLVEREVTDGPGITAVRMATADGEICLDRADGSLAELAVPGQPDRHVALHRRGTAELIAEELRRLDPDEAYASAVQYGTKQFAKGGGKGRNGGGNGGGARGGSGGGSGGGDTGGGAARSGKRTQARATAQPEEDSAKQPAAAKKAAKSPAKRAAKK from the coding sequence ATGAACATCGACCTCACGGACACCACTTCCAGCCAGATCAACACCACCCTCGTACAGGCCCGCCGCTCGATCGGCTCCCCCGCCGTCGGCATGGTCCTCACGCTGGTCGTCGTCACCGACGAGGGCAACCACTACGACGCGCTGAAGGCCGCGAGCGAGGCGTCCAAGGAGCACCCGTCGCGCATCCTCGTCGTCATCCGCCGCCCGGGGCGCTCACCCCGCGACCGCGCCACGGCCAGGCTCGACGCGGAGGTGCGCGTCGGCAGCGACTCCGGCACGGGCGAGACCGTACTGCTGCGTCTGCACGGCGAGTTGGCCTCGCACGCCTACAGCGTCGTGCTGCCGCTGCTGCTGCCGGACGCTCCCGTCGTGGTGTGGTGGCCCGAAGACGCTCCCGACCACCCGTCCCAGGACAAGCTCGGCACGCTCGGACAGCGGCGCATCACGGACGCCGCGGCCTCCGAGGACCCGATCTCGACGCTGCGGCTGCGCGGCGAGACGTACGCGCCCGGCGACACCGACCTCTCGTGGACGCGGCTGACGCCGTGGCGGAGCGTCCTCGCGGCGGGACTGGACCAGCAGTCGCTGAAGGTGCGTTCGGCGGTGGTCGAGGGCGAGGGTCACAACCCTTCGACGGAGCTGCTCGCGCTGTGGCTGGCTGAGCGCCTGCGCGTGCTCGTGGAGCGCGAGGTCACCGACGGGCCCGGCATCACGGCCGTACGTATGGCGACGGCGGACGGCGAGATCTGCCTCGACCGCGCCGACGGTTCGCTCGCCGAACTGGCCGTGCCGGGGCAGCCGGACCGCCATGTGGCACTGCACCGTCGCGGCACGGCCGAACTGATCGCGGAGGAGCTGCGGCGTCTGGACCCGGACGAGGCGTATGCGTCGGCCGTGCAGTACGGCACGAAGCAGTTCGCCAAGGGCGGCGGCAAGGGCCGTAACGGAGGCGGCAACGGCGGGGGCGCCCGCGGCGGTTCAGGCGGGGGTTCAGGCGGGGGCGATACCGGCGGAGGCGCCGCGAGGAGCGGCAAGCGCACGCAGGCCCGAGCCACCGCACAGCCGGAGGAGGACTCCGCCAAGCAGCCCGCGGCAGCGAAGAAGGCCGCCAAGTCGCCCGCCAAGAGGGCGGCGAAGAAGTGA
- the tkt gene encoding transketolase, producing the protein MSTKPTTTDLEWTDLDQRAVDTVRVLAMDSVQKVGNGHPGTAMALAPAAYLVFQKLMRHDPHDPDWPGRDRFVLSVGHSSLTLYIQLYLAGYGLELDDLKTFRTWGSKTPGHPEHGHTVGVETTTGPLGQGVANAVGMAMASRYERGLYDPETPAGESPFDHTIWCFASDGDLQEGVSGEASSLAGHQRLGNLVVMWDDNHISIEGDTETAFSEDTVKRYESYGWHVQRVDPLPNGDLDPQALYRAFEAARAETSRPSFIAVRSIIAWPAPDAQNTGAAHGAALGEEEVAKTKKVLGFDPGQHFQVGTDVLEHTRKAWDRGREARSAWDKHFAEWRAANPERAAEFDRIRAGELPDGWEKAVPVFEPGKDVATRKASGAVLKALGPKIPELWGGSADLAGSNNTSFDGSSFLPEGNPLPGADRYGRTLHFGIREHSMGATMNGIALHGNTRVYGGTFLTFSDYMRPAVRLAALMKAPVTYVWTHDSIGLGEDGPTHQPVEHLPALRAIPGLNIVRPADANETAIAWAEVLRRHADKPAPHGLALTRQNVPTYEPNPEAARGGYVMFDADGGEPQLILIGTGSEVQLAVEARDVLQAEGVRTRVVSMPSVEWFEEQDQAYKDTVLLPGVRARVAVEAAVGLTWHRYVGDAGRIVSLEHYGASADYKTLYREFGLTAEAVVTAARESLEAASR; encoded by the coding sequence GTGAGCACCAAGCCGACCACCACAGACCTCGAATGGACCGATCTGGACCAGCGGGCTGTAGACACCGTCCGGGTTCTGGCCATGGATTCAGTGCAGAAGGTCGGCAACGGCCACCCCGGCACGGCCATGGCCCTCGCTCCGGCCGCCTACCTCGTCTTCCAGAAGCTGATGCGCCACGACCCGCACGACCCGGACTGGCCGGGCCGTGACCGGTTCGTCCTCTCCGTCGGCCACTCCAGCCTGACGCTCTACATCCAGCTCTACCTCGCGGGTTACGGGCTCGAACTGGACGACCTCAAGACCTTCCGCACCTGGGGCAGCAAGACCCCAGGCCACCCCGAACACGGCCACACCGTCGGTGTCGAGACGACGACGGGCCCCCTCGGCCAGGGCGTCGCCAACGCCGTCGGAATGGCGATGGCGTCCCGCTACGAGCGCGGCCTCTACGACCCGGAGACTCCCGCCGGCGAGTCCCCGTTCGACCACACCATCTGGTGCTTCGCCAGCGACGGCGACCTCCAGGAAGGCGTCTCGGGCGAGGCTTCCTCCCTCGCGGGCCATCAGCGCCTCGGCAACCTCGTCGTGATGTGGGACGACAACCACATCTCCATCGAGGGCGACACCGAGACGGCCTTCTCCGAGGACACCGTCAAGCGGTACGAGTCCTACGGCTGGCACGTGCAGCGCGTCGACCCGCTGCCCAACGGCGACCTCGATCCGCAGGCCCTGTACCGGGCGTTCGAGGCCGCGAGGGCCGAGACCTCACGTCCGTCCTTCATCGCCGTTCGCTCGATCATCGCCTGGCCCGCGCCCGACGCGCAGAACACCGGGGCGGCGCACGGCGCGGCGCTCGGCGAGGAAGAGGTCGCCAAGACCAAGAAGGTCCTGGGCTTCGACCCCGGGCAGCACTTCCAGGTCGGCACCGACGTGCTGGAGCACACCCGTAAGGCATGGGACCGCGGCCGCGAGGCGCGCAGCGCCTGGGACAAGCACTTCGCCGAATGGCGTGCGGCCAACCCGGAGCGTGCGGCCGAGTTCGACCGCATCCGCGCGGGCGAACTCCCCGACGGCTGGGAGAAGGCCGTGCCCGTCTTCGAACCCGGCAAGGACGTCGCCACGCGCAAGGCGTCCGGTGCCGTGCTCAAGGCGCTCGGCCCGAAGATCCCCGAGCTGTGGGGCGGCTCGGCCGACCTCGCGGGCTCCAACAACACCTCGTTCGACGGGAGTTCGTTCCTGCCGGAGGGCAACCCGCTGCCGGGCGCGGACCGTTACGGCCGCACGCTGCACTTCGGCATCCGCGAGCACTCGATGGGCGCGACCATGAACGGCATCGCGCTGCACGGCAACACCCGTGTCTACGGCGGCACTTTCCTCACCTTCTCCGACTACATGCGCCCGGCCGTACGGCTGGCCGCGCTGATGAAGGCGCCGGTCACATACGTCTGGACGCACGACTCGATCGGCCTGGGCGAGGACGGCCCGACCCATCAGCCCGTCGAGCACCTGCCCGCGCTGCGCGCCATCCCGGGGCTGAACATCGTCCGCCCCGCCGACGCCAACGAGACCGCGATCGCCTGGGCGGAGGTGCTGCGGCGGCACGCCGACAAGCCCGCCCCGCACGGCCTGGCGCTCACCCGTCAGAACGTACCCACCTACGAGCCCAACCCCGAGGCCGCCAGGGGCGGTTACGTGATGTTCGACGCCGACGGCGGCGAGCCTCAGCTCATCCTCATCGGCACCGGCTCCGAGGTGCAGCTCGCCGTGGAGGCGCGCGATGTCCTCCAGGCGGAGGGTGTGCGTACGCGGGTCGTGTCTATGCCGTCCGTGGAGTGGTTCGAGGAGCAGGACCAGGCGTACAAGGACACCGTGCTGCTGCCGGGCGTACGGGCGCGAGTGGCGGTCGAGGCGGCCGTCGGTCTGACCTGGCACCGGTACGTCGGTGACGCGGGGCGGATCGTCTCGCTGGAGCACTACGGTGCGTCGGCGGATTACAAGACGCTCTACCGGGAGTTCGGTCTCACTGCCGAGGCGGTCGTCACGGCCGCCAGGGAGTCGCTCGAGGCCGCGTCCCGCTGA
- the pgl gene encoding 6-phosphogluconolactonase, producing the protein MTAAAQVFVHRDKQETARAAAARLVARVVDAQSARGSASVVLTGGRNGNGLLAALASSNARDSIDFSRLDVWWGDERFLPEGHPERNVTQAREALLDSVPLDPARVHPMAPSDGAYGNDVEAAAEAYEAELAAAARPEDHAPVPSFDVLLLGVGPDTHVASLFPEHPGVRETERTAVAVHGAPKPPPVRISLTLPAIRAAREVWLLASGEDKADAVALALSGPGEIQAPAAGAYGRSRTLWLLDEAAAAKLPRDLYPPLS; encoded by the coding sequence GTGACCGCCGCCGCCCAGGTCTTCGTACACCGCGACAAGCAGGAGACGGCCCGGGCGGCCGCCGCACGGCTCGTCGCCCGCGTCGTCGACGCACAGTCGGCACGCGGCAGCGCCTCCGTCGTACTGACGGGCGGACGCAACGGCAACGGTCTGCTCGCCGCCCTCGCCTCCTCCAACGCCCGTGACTCCATCGACTTCTCACGGCTGGACGTGTGGTGGGGCGACGAGCGGTTCCTGCCCGAGGGCCACCCGGAACGCAACGTCACACAGGCACGCGAGGCGCTGCTGGACTCGGTCCCGCTCGACCCGGCACGCGTCCACCCCATGGCGCCCTCCGACGGCGCGTACGGCAACGACGTGGAGGCCGCAGCCGAGGCGTACGAGGCCGAACTGGCCGCCGCCGCACGCCCCGAGGACCATGCGCCGGTGCCGTCGTTCGACGTGCTGCTGCTGGGCGTCGGCCCCGACACCCACGTGGCGTCGCTCTTCCCCGAGCACCCCGGTGTACGCGAGACGGAACGCACGGCGGTGGCGGTGCACGGCGCTCCCAAGCCGCCGCCCGTACGCATCTCGCTCACGCTGCCCGCGATCCGCGCCGCACGCGAGGTGTGGCTGCTGGCGTCGGGCGAGGACAAGGCGGACGCGGTGGCCCTGGCCCTCTCCGGGCCGGGCGAGATACAGGCCCCGGCGGCGGGCGCCTACGGTCGCAGCCGCACGCTCTGGCTCCTCGACGAGGCAGCGGCGGCAAAGCTCCCGAGGGATTTGTACCCGCCGTTGTCATAG
- the zwf gene encoding glucose-6-phosphate dehydrogenase, with protein sequence MTDAANPLRDALDRRLPRIAGPSGLVIFGVTGDLSRKKLMPAVYDLANRGLLPPGFSLVGFARRDWEHEDFAQVVHDSVKEHARTPFREEVWKQLSQGMRFVPGAFDDDEAFRTLKSTIEELDKARGTGGNFAFYLSVPPKFFPTVVSQLKRHGLSEGPEHSWRRAVIEKPFGHDLPSAQRLNAVVHDVFKPDQVFRIDHYLGKETVQNILALRFANTMFEPLWNRSYVDHVQITMAEDIGIGGRAGYYDGIGSARDVIQNHLLQLLALTAMEEPASFGAKALVTEKLKVLNAVRLPRELGKHTVRGQYAAGWQGGEKVRGYLEEEGIDPESKTDTFAAMRLGIDNRRWAGVPFYLRTGKRLGRRVTEIAVVFQRAPYSPFDATDTQELGQNALVIRVQPDEGITIRFGSKVPGTQMEIRDVTMDFAYGESFTESSPEAYERLLLDVLLGDANLFPRHQEVERSWEILDPVERYWDKHGKPEQYPAGTWGPQAADEMLARDGRSWRRP encoded by the coding sequence TTGACCGACGCAGCCAATCCGCTGCGTGACGCACTGGACCGGCGGCTCCCGCGCATCGCGGGACCGTCGGGGCTGGTCATTTTCGGCGTCACGGGTGATTTGTCACGTAAAAAGCTGATGCCTGCCGTCTACGACCTCGCCAACCGGGGCCTGCTGCCGCCGGGTTTCTCCCTCGTGGGATTCGCCCGGCGGGACTGGGAGCACGAGGACTTCGCCCAGGTCGTGCACGACTCCGTGAAGGAGCACGCGCGCACGCCCTTCCGCGAGGAGGTCTGGAAGCAGCTCTCGCAGGGGATGCGCTTCGTGCCCGGCGCCTTCGACGACGACGAGGCGTTCCGCACCCTGAAGTCGACCATCGAGGAGCTGGACAAGGCCCGTGGTACGGGCGGCAATTTCGCGTTCTACCTCTCCGTGCCGCCGAAGTTCTTCCCCACGGTCGTCTCGCAGCTCAAGCGGCACGGCCTGTCGGAGGGCCCGGAGCATTCATGGCGCCGCGCGGTCATCGAGAAGCCGTTCGGGCACGATCTGCCCAGCGCGCAGAGGCTCAACGCCGTGGTGCACGACGTCTTCAAGCCCGACCAGGTCTTCCGCATCGACCACTACCTGGGCAAGGAGACCGTTCAGAACATCCTGGCGCTGCGCTTCGCCAACACGATGTTCGAGCCGCTGTGGAACCGCAGTTACGTCGACCACGTGCAGATCACCATGGCCGAGGACATCGGCATCGGCGGCCGCGCCGGCTACTACGACGGCATCGGCTCCGCCCGTGACGTCATCCAGAACCACCTCCTCCAGCTGCTGGCCCTCACGGCCATGGAGGAGCCTGCCTCCTTCGGCGCCAAGGCGCTGGTGACCGAGAAACTCAAGGTGCTCAACGCCGTGCGTCTGCCCCGGGAGTTGGGCAAGCACACCGTCCGCGGCCAGTACGCGGCGGGCTGGCAGGGCGGCGAGAAGGTGCGCGGCTATCTGGAGGAGGAGGGCATCGACCCGGAGTCGAAGACCGACACCTTCGCCGCGATGCGCCTCGGGATCGACAACCGCCGCTGGGCCGGGGTGCCGTTCTACCTCCGTACGGGCAAGCGCCTCGGACGCCGCGTCACCGAGATCGCCGTGGTCTTCCAGCGCGCGCCGTACTCGCCTTTCGACGCGACCGACACCCAGGAGCTGGGGCAGAACGCCCTGGTCATCCGCGTACAGCCGGACGAGGGCATCACCATCCGGTTCGGCTCGAAGGTGCCCGGCACGCAGATGGAGATCCGCGACGTGACGATGGACTTCGCCTACGGCGAGTCGTTCACCGAGTCCAGCCCGGAGGCGTACGAGCGCCTGCTGCTCGACGTACTGCTGGGCGACGCGAACCTCTTCCCCCGGCATCAGGAGGTCGAACGGTCCTGGGAGATCCTCGACCCCGTCGAGCGCTACTGGGACAAGCACGGCAAGCCCGAGCAGTACCCGGCCGGCACCTGGGGCCCCCAGGCTGCCGACGAGATGCTCGCACGCGACGGACGGAGCTGGCGCCGGCCATGA
- a CDS encoding Glu/Leu/Phe/Val dehydrogenase dimerization domain-containing protein — MTHSAVETPLQVFEHEPFLQVTWRDSMTPARGFVVIDQLVTGIATGGLRMRPGCTVGEVAELAREMTLKMGAFGIHVGGAKGGIDFDPTDPRADEVRERFLEGVRPLLERFWVTAGDLGTQQEQLDQAFQRVGIGDTSFHAAVVRSDDEAEVRSRIQQAFTTRTEGLLLSELIGGYGVAEAALAALEHREIPAATASAVVQGFGAMGGSTALYLAHAGVKIVGVTDAQGMIVNESRGLDVELLLSARRTGGVIDRSLLREDDVEAPGDEWLGMDVDVLVPAAVGHTITADNCDRIRGQFVVEAANVPTTPEAEQRLLERGITVVPDFIANTGAAAGAWWVILGEVVSPSGACSRLSAQMRPLVRDLLSRADESGMSMRTEGIKFACDNSQHMISEYGGAVAFRDLFPAVPQGQQFTVGDADRDQEREAQPEEAVVAEVEAAVVEAVENVVHPPNGALPEGADLVESPLENGRRPAAAFPAYYPGPADESASGQP; from the coding sequence GTGACACATTCTGCTGTCGAGACGCCGTTGCAGGTTTTTGAGCATGAACCCTTCCTACAGGTCACATGGCGCGACTCCATGACGCCTGCCCGCGGCTTCGTCGTGATCGACCAGCTCGTGACGGGCATCGCCACGGGCGGCCTGCGTATGCGGCCCGGGTGCACGGTCGGTGAAGTGGCCGAACTGGCACGGGAAATGACGCTCAAGATGGGCGCTTTCGGAATTCACGTGGGCGGCGCCAAGGGCGGAATCGACTTCGACCCCACGGACCCCCGGGCCGACGAGGTGCGCGAGCGTTTCCTCGAAGGCGTACGTCCGCTGCTGGAACGCTTCTGGGTGACCGCGGGCGACCTCGGCACGCAGCAGGAGCAACTCGACCAGGCCTTCCAGCGGGTGGGCATCGGCGACACCTCGTTCCATGCCGCGGTGGTCCGCTCCGACGACGAGGCGGAGGTGCGCTCCCGCATCCAGCAGGCGTTCACCACTCGCACGGAGGGCCTGCTGCTGTCGGAGCTGATCGGTGGCTACGGCGTGGCGGAGGCCGCTCTGGCCGCACTGGAGCACCGCGAGATCCCGGCGGCCACGGCCAGCGCCGTGGTGCAGGGCTTCGGAGCGATGGGCGGTTCCACGGCGCTCTACCTCGCGCACGCCGGGGTGAAGATCGTCGGCGTCACGGACGCACAGGGGATGATCGTCAACGAGTCGCGGGGACTCGACGTCGAACTCCTGCTGTCCGCACGGCGGACGGGCGGCGTCATCGACCGCTCCCTGCTGCGCGAGGACGACGTGGAGGCCCCCGGCGACGAGTGGCTGGGCATGGACGTCGACGTACTGGTGCCCGCCGCCGTCGGACACACGATCACGGCCGACAACTGCGACCGCATTCGCGGCCAGTTCGTGGTGGAGGCCGCGAACGTGCCCACGACTCCCGAGGCGGAGCAGCGGCTTCTTGAGCGCGGGATCACGGTCGTACCCGACTTCATCGCCAACACCGGTGCGGCTGCCGGAGCTTGGTGGGTCATCCTGGGCGAGGTGGTCAGCCCGTCGGGTGCGTGCAGCAGGCTGTCGGCACAGATGCGTCCGCTGGTACGGGACCTGCTCAGCCGGGCGGACGAGAGCGGGATGTCGATGCGGACGGAAGGGATCAAGTTCGCCTGCGACAACTCGCAGCACATGATCAGCGAGTACGGCGGTGCGGTGGCGTTCCGCGATCTGTTCCCGGCCGTACCGCAGGGCCAGCAGTTCACCGTGGGCGACGCGGATCGCGACCAGGAGCGTGAAGCACAGCCGGAAGAGGCGGTCGTCGCCGAGGTGGAGGCCGCGGTGGTGGAGGCGGTCGAGAACGTCGTCCACCCGCCGAACGGCGCTCTCCCGGAAGGGGCGGACCTCGTGGAGTCCCCGCTGGAGAACGGACGGCGGCCTGCCGCGGCTTTCCCCGCGTACTACCCGGGTCCCGCCGACGAGTCGGCTTCCGGTCAGCCCTGA
- a CDS encoding WXG100 family type VII secretion target encodes MGNIHIDSAGVRGAAADTEALSRQVSKRLDHALDDSEGVHSSHYGNGWTSPAQLKACAEKWENHMVGLAKRMGDLSRRLKESADGYDRADAEADSRLNAGLRDLGQV; translated from the coding sequence ATGGGGAACATTCACATCGACTCCGCCGGTGTGCGCGGTGCCGCCGCGGACACGGAGGCGCTGTCCAGGCAGGTGTCCAAGCGCCTCGACCACGCTCTCGACGACTCCGAGGGCGTGCACTCCTCCCACTACGGCAACGGCTGGACGAGCCCGGCCCAGCTCAAGGCGTGTGCCGAGAAGTGGGAGAACCACATGGTGGGCCTCGCCAAGCGGATGGGCGACCTCAGTCGCCGGCTGAAGGAGTCCGCCGACGGCTACGACCGTGCCGACGCCGAGGCGGACTCGCGTCTCAACGCCGGTCTGCGCGACCTCGGGCAGGTGTGA
- the tal gene encoding transaldolase: MTDALKRLSDEGVAIWLDDLSRHRITSGNLGELIDEQHVVGVTTNPTIFQKAISSDEKYDQQVSDLASRGVTVEEALRMITTSDVRDAADVLRPVFDATGGKDGRVSIEVDPRLAHKTKPTVAEARQLAWLVDRPNTFIKIPATKAGLPAITETIGKGISVNVTLIFSLERYREVMDAFQAGLEKAKALGMDLSTIHSVASFFVSRVDTEIDKRLDAIGTEEAKELKGKAAVANARLAYQAYEQVFGPADGSSEPPERWRALERAGANSQRPLWASTGVKDPSLPDTLYVTELVAPNTVNTMPEATLKAADDHGEITGDTVRGSYSDAQAVLDAVAALGVSYDDVVKVLEDEGIEKFEASWNELLSSTEAELKRLTPKEA, translated from the coding sequence ATGACAGACGCTCTCAAGCGCCTTTCCGACGAAGGCGTCGCGATCTGGCTGGATGACCTGTCCCGTCACCGGATCACCTCGGGCAACCTGGGCGAACTCATCGACGAGCAGCACGTGGTGGGGGTCACCACCAACCCGACGATCTTCCAGAAGGCCATCTCTTCCGACGAGAAGTACGACCAGCAGGTCTCCGACCTCGCCTCGCGCGGCGTCACGGTCGAGGAGGCGCTGCGCATGATCACCACCTCCGATGTACGGGACGCCGCCGATGTGCTGCGGCCGGTCTTCGACGCCACGGGCGGCAAGGACGGCCGGGTCTCCATCGAGGTCGATCCGCGGCTGGCGCACAAGACGAAGCCGACGGTGGCCGAGGCGAGGCAGCTCGCCTGGCTCGTGGACCGTCCCAACACCTTCATCAAGATCCCGGCGACGAAGGCCGGGCTGCCCGCGATCACCGAGACGATCGGCAAGGGGATCAGCGTCAACGTCACGCTGATCTTCTCCCTGGAGCGGTATCGCGAGGTCATGGACGCCTTCCAGGCGGGCCTGGAGAAGGCCAAGGCCCTGGGCATGGACCTCTCCACGATCCACTCCGTGGCGTCGTTCTTCGTCTCCCGCGTCGACACCGAGATCGACAAGCGGCTGGACGCGATCGGCACCGAGGAGGCCAAGGAGCTGAAGGGCAAGGCCGCCGTCGCCAACGCCCGCCTCGCCTACCAGGCTTACGAGCAGGTCTTCGGTCCCGCCGACGGCTCCTCCGAACCGCCCGAGCGCTGGCGTGCGCTGGAGCGCGCCGGGGCCAACAGCCAGCGCCCGCTGTGGGCTTCGACCGGAGTGAAGGACCCCTCTCTTCCCGACACCCTCTACGTCACGGAGCTGGTCGCCCCGAACACGGTCAACACCATGCCGGAGGCGACCTTGAAGGCCGCCGACGACCACGGCGAGATCACCGGCGACACGGTGCGCGGAAGCTACTCGGACGCGCAGGCCGTGCTCGACGCCGTCGCCGCGCTCGGCGTCTCCTACGACGACGTCGTGAAGGTCCTGGAGGACGAGGGCATCGAGAAGTTCGAGGCGTCCTGGAACGAACTGCTGTCTTCCACCGAGGCGGAGCTGAAGCGCCTCACGCCGAAGGAGGCGTAA